DNA sequence from the Patescibacteria group bacterium genome:
ACTAATCTGCGAATAGCGAATAATTATTTTTTATCTTCTTTTAATAAAAAACTTCCTAAAAAATATAATACGTAAAAGAAAACTGTAAACACGAGGAAATTAATAAAATAATTCCATTCCGTCAAATACAATAAAGCATCTTTCATAATTAAGCCGGGAAAATAAAACATCTCCCAACTATTCCAACGATTTACCAGCCCCAATAGGACACCCAAGGATATCAAGGGAATAATACCGACTATAAAAGAATTCGCCACTGTCTTATTAAAAATAAGAATCAGTAAATTTTTCATCTGTCGCAGTAAATGCACAAAAAATATCCAGCCTACTAAAGCATAGGTAAAAAAGACAATAATCATCCAGGCATTTTTTACACATACTCGATAAAAAGAATACGGACAGTAATTCATCAAATGGCGAACATCTGTCATTATATAAGCAGAATTCGGCACAAAAAGCAACCATAGTAGAAACCAAAAGCCAAAAACTACCTTTTGGGTATTTTTTTCAATCTTTGTCAGATTGTAATACCGCACCAAAACTTTAAAAATCAACAATGGTACCAATAATAAAATAATATTCCAAACAATACCAAAAACCGGATATTCATTAATAAATAAATAACCGGGCAAATTTGAATTATAAAAAAAGTCTGAAATTATCTGATCACTACTCATAATTAAAAATCTATTTCATCATCGTCGCCAAAATCAGTTTCTTTACTATTATTTGTGATGACTGGTCTGGGATTTTCTTGAACAACCTTATTTTGATGATTAACAATTGACTTAACTTCTTCACAAATAACTTGCTTTGGCTGATAAGTCGCCGCCGGAAACTCCTCTCTAACAATCCTATTTGTCTGACTAACAACTGTTAAATTTTCTTCCTTAATAGTCCTATTGGACTGTACCGGCTTAGGCTGATTATTGTTCTTTGGTCGATTCCCAAAATTAACCGGCGCCATTTTTAAAGCCTCACCCAAAGAAACCTCCTTAACATTAATAATCGGCTTTATTTCAACTCGACCAGTTTCCTTCAATTTTTTCAATTCTCTTTCTTTCTGTAAACGACGCTCTTCAATTTCTTTATTCTTCTCCTCTCGTACTAGCGATAGACACTCCTTACAATAAATCGGTCGAATACCATCTGGCTGAAAGGAGGTTTGTGTGTTTTTTCCACAACGATTACAACTAACATCAAATTTATAAACCTTGTTTTTGTCGTCATTACTACTACTTCGAACCTCTTCTGTTTGCGTGTTACTTGGACGAACAATTTCAGCCGTCGGCCGACTGTTCAATTCCGGCGCTATTGGTTTTTTGTCAAAATTACTAACCCGATCTGTTGAAGGTTTTTTATCAAAATTATTTGACGGCACAGCTGTTGTTTTTTTCTCAAAATTATT
Encoded proteins:
- a CDS encoding DUF1361 domain-containing protein, whose amino-acid sequence is MSSDQIISDFFYNSNLPGYLFINEYPVFGIVWNIILLLVPLLIFKVLVRYYNLTKIEKNTQKVVFGFWFLLWLLFVPNSAYIMTDVRHLMNYCPYSFYRVCVKNAWMIIVFFTYALVGWIFFVHLLRQMKNLLILIFNKTVANSFIVGIIPLISLGVLLGLVNRWNSWEMFYFPGLIMKDALLYLTEWNYFINFLVFTVFFYVLYFLGSFLLKEDKK